Proteins encoded together in one Pontiella desulfatans window:
- a CDS encoding FAD-dependent oxidoreductase, with the protein MNMKKLLIIGGVAGGASAAARARRLDENAEIILFERGPDISFANCGLPYHIGGAIAERDKLLVTTPAAMVAKFNIDVRVLSEVVSIDRDKKELTIKNLKTGEEYTEAYDALVLSPGAAPIRPPIPGIDQPNVLTLRNLEDMDRIIEALAGKKSAAVIGGGYIGLEMAEALREKKYDTTLIELAPQVMGPADPEMASLLHQELRLFGVNLKLETSVTAFEEARNGVDLILSDGDRLHVDVAILAIGVKPEATLAIDAGLELGVTGGIKVDDHMLTSDPSIYAVGDAVEVTDFTTGQPALIPLAGPANRQGRIAADNIFGGDSSYKNTQGTAICKVFNMAIGMTGLSEKMAKRTGVSYEKVYVHPASHASYYPGSHPISLKLLFDPQTGKVLGAQAVGADGVDKRIDVLAVAIRAGLTVHDLEEMELTYAPPFGSAKDPVNYAGFVASNVLRGDVALFHVEEACNPADHQKLIDVRNPEEVEGGTIPGAKNIPLGQLREKLADLDKEREYLIFCQVGLRGYLACRILTQNGFKCRNLTGGYKTYSMVTAQQLSAVPENDQTSDDPGEESISKAGKPTAAGHVVKHIDTSGLQCPGPIMSLKNALDEIQPGEALTILSTDNGFAADIPAWCNSTGNQLDSVAPAKGGGYEATITKLQRADVCSAVHGGPKRFTNVVFSNDLDRALASFIIANGAATMGYEVTLFFTFWGLNILRKQGPVTLKKTMIEKMFGKMMPQGPEKLSLSQLHMGGMGTAMMKDVMKKKNVSTLPELIKSAQKNGVKMVACTMTMDLMGIKSEELIDGIEEGGVAMYIDHLGNNANLFI; encoded by the coding sequence ATGAATATGAAAAAGCTACTCATCATTGGAGGCGTTGCCGGCGGAGCCAGCGCTGCGGCGCGTGCGCGTCGTCTGGACGAAAATGCGGAAATCATCCTGTTTGAACGCGGGCCGGATATTTCGTTCGCCAACTGCGGCTTGCCCTACCACATCGGTGGCGCGATTGCCGAACGAGACAAACTGCTGGTCACCACGCCCGCCGCCATGGTTGCCAAGTTTAACATCGATGTGCGGGTGCTGAGCGAAGTGGTTTCCATCGACCGCGACAAAAAGGAACTCACCATCAAGAACCTCAAGACCGGCGAGGAATATACCGAAGCCTACGACGCACTGGTTCTCAGCCCCGGCGCGGCCCCCATTCGCCCGCCGATTCCCGGTATCGACCAACCTAACGTGCTCACGCTTCGCAACCTCGAAGACATGGATCGGATTATCGAAGCGTTGGCAGGCAAGAAGAGCGCCGCCGTGATTGGCGGCGGATACATTGGCCTCGAAATGGCCGAGGCGCTGCGGGAAAAGAAATACGACACCACCCTGATCGAGCTGGCCCCACAGGTCATGGGCCCGGCCGATCCCGAGATGGCCAGCCTCCTGCACCAGGAACTGCGGCTCTTCGGGGTTAATCTCAAGCTCGAAACCTCGGTGACCGCCTTCGAAGAAGCCCGAAACGGGGTTGATCTGATCCTGAGCGACGGCGATCGCCTGCACGTCGATGTGGCCATCCTGGCGATCGGAGTAAAACCGGAGGCAACCCTCGCCATCGACGCGGGGCTGGAGCTCGGGGTTACGGGCGGCATCAAGGTGGACGACCACATGCTAACGTCCGATCCGTCCATTTATGCCGTCGGCGACGCGGTCGAAGTGACCGACTTCACCACCGGGCAGCCGGCGCTGATTCCGCTGGCCGGCCCCGCCAACCGCCAGGGGCGCATTGCGGCCGACAATATTTTCGGGGGCGACAGCTCCTACAAAAACACGCAAGGAACCGCCATCTGCAAGGTCTTCAACATGGCGATCGGCATGACCGGCCTGAGCGAAAAAATGGCAAAGCGCACCGGGGTATCCTATGAAAAGGTCTATGTGCACCCGGCCAGCCATGCCTCCTACTACCCCGGCTCGCACCCGATCTCGCTCAAGCTGCTGTTTGATCCGCAAACGGGCAAGGTGCTCGGCGCCCAGGCCGTCGGCGCCGATGGCGTCGATAAACGCATCGATGTGCTGGCCGTGGCGATCCGCGCCGGACTGACCGTCCATGATCTTGAAGAGATGGAACTCACCTATGCCCCACCGTTCGGCTCCGCCAAGGATCCGGTCAACTATGCCGGCTTTGTTGCATCCAACGTGCTGCGCGGCGATGTGGCCCTGTTCCACGTGGAGGAAGCCTGCAATCCGGCCGACCACCAAAAATTGATCGATGTCCGCAATCCCGAGGAAGTGGAAGGCGGAACGATTCCCGGAGCCAAGAATATTCCGCTCGGCCAGCTACGCGAAAAACTGGCCGACCTCGACAAGGAACGGGAATACCTGATCTTCTGCCAGGTTGGTCTTCGCGGATATCTCGCCTGCCGCATCCTGACCCAGAACGGGTTCAAGTGCCGCAACCTGACGGGGGGCTATAAAACCTATTCCATGGTCACGGCCCAGCAGCTCTCGGCCGTTCCGGAAAACGACCAAACCTCGGATGATCCAGGGGAAGAGTCGATCAGCAAAGCCGGAAAACCGACGGCGGCAGGCCATGTGGTGAAGCACATTGATACCAGCGGACTCCAGTGCCCGGGGCCGATCATGAGCCTTAAGAACGCCCTCGACGAAATCCAACCCGGAGAAGCGCTGACCATCCTTTCAACCGACAACGGCTTTGCTGCGGATATTCCGGCCTGGTGCAACTCCACCGGCAACCAGCTCGATTCCGTGGCCCCGGCCAAGGGCGGCGGCTATGAGGCAACCATTACCAAACTCCAACGTGCCGATGTGTGTTCCGCCGTGCATGGAGGCCCCAAGCGCTTCACCAACGTGGTCTTCAGCAACGACCTCGACCGGGCGCTCGCTTCGTTCATCATTGCCAACGGCGCCGCCACCATGGGCTACGAGGTTACCCTGTTCTTCACCTTCTGGGGGCTTAACATCCTCCGCAAGCAGGGGCCGGTTACCCTCAAGAAAACCATGATCGAAAAAATGTTCGGCAAGATGATGCCGCAAGGGCCGGAAAAGCTATCCCTTTCGCAGCTCCACATGGGCGGAATGGGGACGGCCATGATGAAGGATGTCATGAAAAAGAAAAACGTCTCCACCCTGCCCGAGCTGATCAAGTCCGCCCAAAAGAACGGGGTCAAAATGGTGGCGTGCACCATGACCATGGATCTGATGGGCATCAAGAGCGAAGAACTGATCGACGGCATCGAGGAAGGCGGCGTGGCGATGTATATCGACCACCTTGGAAACAATGCCAACCTGTTCATCTAG
- a CDS encoding DUF6132 family protein: MDKTSVIRLCISILVGGVLGAVMGYFGKCTSGTCPLTATPWRGAIYGAVMGALFSFSFVKQ, encoded by the coding sequence ATGGACAAGACATCCGTCATTAGACTTTGCATCAGCATACTGGTTGGAGGTGTTTTGGGAGCCGTGATGGGATATTTCGGGAAATGCACTTCCGGCACCTGCCCCCTCACGGCCACCCCCTGGCGCGGCGCCATTTATGGCGCCGTGATGGGCGCCCTCTTCAGTTTTTCATTCGTAAAACAATAA
- a CDS encoding DUF302 domain-containing protein, whose translation MKQFVYGAVFGIAVGLVAAALTMPKLMLKEAASPLGYEETIEHIQKKVTDGGWKVSALMRLDKSLAKEGKDVLPVASFKICQPDHAEQILRDDDARFLSVMMPCSIGVYEKADGKTYISTMNSGLMGRLFGGTAQQVMGGAVADETAEFVKF comes from the coding sequence ATGAAACAATTCGTATACGGAGCCGTGTTCGGCATCGCCGTCGGGCTCGTTGCCGCAGCGCTGACCATGCCTAAACTCATGCTGAAGGAGGCCGCCAGTCCATTGGGCTATGAAGAGACCATTGAACATATCCAGAAAAAAGTGACGGATGGCGGCTGGAAGGTGTCTGCACTGATGAGATTGGATAAGTCGCTCGCCAAGGAAGGCAAGGACGTGTTGCCGGTCGCCTCGTTCAAGATTTGCCAGCCGGATCACGCCGAGCAGATCTTGCGGGACGACGACGCGCGTTTTCTTTCGGTCATGATGCCCTGCTCCATTGGGGTGTATGAAAAGGCGGACGGCAAAACCTATATCTCGACCATGAACAGCGGCCTGATGGGCCGGTTGTTCGGCGGCACCGCCCAGCAAGTAATGGGAGGCGCCGTTGCGGACGAAACCGCCGAATTCGTGAAGTTTTAA
- a CDS encoding DUF4405 domain-containing protein: MTLRKTTSLTTLLSFILLLFTSIILYVTPQGKIAFWANWKMLGIGKEEWGALHTNLGFLFIIAGILHTVLNWKPIVAYMKNKAQQLKVFTGDFNLALGITLVIVLFTMFELPPIVGVQRFNEKLKDAAAKEYGEPPYGHAEASPLKSFCKRTGLDVDESIKKMEEQGLEGVSDTATLAQIAEANAMTPQQVYNLIKPAPVAKSNGMPEHPGTGFGRKTLGDVCGEFKLDTDAMIKGLKGEGIEAEATATMKAIAEKHSMDPHGIYEVMLQLQ, encoded by the coding sequence ATGACCCTACGCAAGACCACATCGCTGACCACGCTGCTATCGTTCATCCTGCTGCTGTTCACCAGCATCATCCTCTATGTCACCCCGCAGGGGAAAATCGCCTTCTGGGCCAACTGGAAGATGCTGGGGATCGGCAAGGAGGAATGGGGCGCGCTGCACACCAACCTCGGCTTCCTGTTTATTATCGCGGGCATCCTGCACACGGTGCTGAACTGGAAGCCGATCGTGGCCTACATGAAAAACAAGGCGCAACAGCTCAAGGTGTTCACCGGCGACTTTAATCTGGCGCTGGGAATCACACTGGTCATCGTGTTGTTCACCATGTTCGAGCTTCCGCCGATCGTTGGCGTCCAGCGCTTCAACGAAAAGCTGAAGGATGCCGCCGCCAAGGAATACGGCGAACCGCCCTACGGCCATGCCGAGGCCTCGCCGCTCAAGTCGTTCTGCAAGCGCACCGGACTGGATGTGGACGAATCCATCAAGAAGATGGAAGAGCAAGGTCTTGAAGGGGTTTCCGACACAGCCACGCTGGCCCAGATCGCCGAAGCCAATGCCATGACCCCGCAGCAGGTCTACAACCTCATCAAGCCCGCCCCCGTCGCCAAGAGCAATGGCATGCCCGAACATCCCGGAACAGGCTTCGGGCGCAAAACCCTCGGCGACGTTTGCGGAGAATTCAAGCTGGATACCGATGCCATGATCAAGGGCCTGAAGGGCGAAGGCATCGAAGCCGAAGCAACGGCCACCATGAAGGCGATTGCCGAGAAGCACAGCATGGATCCCCACGGCATCTACGAAGTGATGCTTCAGTTGCAATAA
- a CDS encoding DUF4405 domain-containing protein has protein sequence MSPRRITSLTALLSFMALAFTSVVSYLAPRGPGSSSWEALGMDKHRWFALHTDLGVLFLVACIVHTLYNIKPIIAYMKNTFGHFRLFTINFNIALALTLWMIMSSLFSLPPVSAIQRYKESRGNRERHHPEAVAAGKASLPANPPFFYSRKSLGGLCEKYHLNEGKLLEQLERLGIKAQGDWSIKRIAEENDMASESVYEAIKGM, from the coding sequence ATGTCGCCGAGAAGAATTACATCGTTAACCGCCCTGCTCTCGTTCATGGCATTGGCATTCACCAGTGTCGTGTCCTATCTTGCCCCGCGCGGCCCCGGCTCCAGCAGCTGGGAAGCGCTGGGCATGGACAAGCACCGCTGGTTTGCCCTGCACACCGATCTCGGCGTCCTGTTCCTGGTCGCCTGCATCGTGCATACGCTCTACAACATCAAGCCGATCATCGCCTACATGAAAAACACGTTCGGGCACTTCCGGCTGTTCACCATCAACTTCAACATTGCCCTGGCCCTGACGTTGTGGATGATCATGAGTTCACTCTTCAGCCTGCCCCCCGTCAGCGCCATCCAGCGCTATAAGGAAAGCCGGGGCAACCGGGAGCGGCACCACCCGGAAGCCGTTGCAGCGGGAAAAGCATCCCTTCCCGCAAACCCGCCGTTTTTCTATAGCCGCAAATCCCTAGGCGGCCTTTGCGAAAAATACCACCTCAACGAGGGGAAGCTCCTCGAACAGCTTGAACGCCTCGGCATCAAGGCCCAGGGGGATTGGTCGATCAAGCGGATCGCCGAGGAAAACGACATGGCCTCCGAATCGGTGTACGAGGCGATCAAAGGGATGTAG
- a CDS encoding DUF5060 domain-containing protein: MIKHMLVVLLAAGVALANGSGRIKATEFSIEKGFYQDRGKWLAVNPNQDKDGEASLVFPYRDGTYDVVLEMVGENDGQSSFEVLVESKSLGKVVCPPSKETFEEGAGFHRRWSKVAINDGDIVRVKGFIASADGKEWSRARWAALAFAPVDGGASLAAKASATPNAETGAIVVPLHGKRGPDGDGAVEISGELKTWHKVTLTLDGPFAHELDNQPNPFIDRRMDVTFVHESGSPEYVVPGYFAADGNAGETSAECGTKWRAHLSPDKAGKWNYAVSFKGTAFDGKGGSFEVGKSDKTGRDLRGKGRLQYVGGRYLRFADSGEWFLKAGADAPETLLGYADFDNTVANKPKVPLKTFSAHANDWAPGDPSWKGGKGKGLIGAVNYLSSTGANAFSFLTYNAGGDGDNVWPHVARADKLHFDCSKLDQWGIVFDHGTAKGMYLHFKLQETENDDKRGKNEQGKLNALDGGRFGKEREAYLREMIARFGHNLALNWNMGEENTQKLDELEPMAAYIRKTDPYGHNLVLHTYPNQQDEVYGWFVGRKDMLTGLSIQNSDVAMTHTDTLKWVTRSEASGHPWIVAFDEAGNAGAGSPPDPDWPGMAEALVEIAKGKQKLKVPSVDDVRTEVLWGTLMAGGTGVEYYFGYRLPENDLLAENWRSREMTWRYSRIALDFFRDKEIPFWEMANANALIGNEANDNSGYCLAKAGECYVAYLRNAEGASLDLTEVSGSFAVQWFNPREGGPLQKGSVKKCKGGRMQTLGLPPSDPGKDWVVIVRK, encoded by the coding sequence ATGATTAAGCACATGTTGGTTGTTCTTCTGGCGGCGGGTGTTGCACTCGCAAACGGGTCGGGGCGGATAAAGGCGACGGAATTCTCCATTGAAAAGGGATTCTACCAAGACCGCGGCAAATGGCTGGCCGTGAATCCGAACCAGGATAAGGACGGCGAGGCCAGCCTCGTTTTCCCGTACCGCGACGGAACCTACGATGTTGTCCTGGAAATGGTGGGCGAAAACGATGGCCAGTCCTCCTTCGAGGTGCTGGTCGAGTCGAAAAGCCTGGGCAAAGTGGTCTGCCCGCCCAGCAAGGAGACGTTCGAAGAGGGAGCCGGTTTCCATCGGCGCTGGAGCAAGGTCGCGATTAACGACGGCGACATTGTGCGGGTGAAGGGGTTCATTGCCTCGGCCGACGGCAAGGAGTGGAGCCGCGCCCGCTGGGCCGCACTCGCGTTCGCGCCGGTGGATGGCGGGGCTTCCCTTGCAGCGAAGGCATCCGCTACGCCAAACGCGGAAACGGGGGCCATTGTGGTTCCCCTGCACGGGAAACGCGGGCCGGATGGGGATGGCGCGGTGGAGATTTCCGGTGAATTGAAAACGTGGCACAAGGTAACCCTGACCCTCGACGGGCCCTTTGCCCACGAACTCGACAACCAGCCCAATCCATTCATCGACCGTCGCATGGATGTGACCTTTGTCCATGAATCCGGTTCGCCGGAATATGTGGTGCCCGGCTATTTCGCCGCCGACGGCAATGCCGGCGAAACCTCCGCCGAGTGCGGCACCAAATGGCGCGCGCACCTTTCGCCGGACAAGGCCGGGAAGTGGAACTACGCGGTTTCGTTCAAGGGTACGGCCTTTGATGGGAAGGGTGGGTCGTTCGAGGTCGGGAAATCCGACAAGACCGGACGCGATTTGCGCGGCAAGGGGCGGTTGCAGTATGTCGGCGGGCGCTACCTGCGTTTCGCGGATTCGGGCGAATGGTTCCTCAAGGCCGGGGCCGATGCGCCGGAAACCCTGCTGGGCTATGCCGACTTCGACAACACCGTCGCCAACAAACCGAAGGTTCCGCTCAAGACCTTCTCCGCGCACGCCAACGATTGGGCGCCCGGCGATCCCAGCTGGAAAGGCGGAAAGGGCAAGGGCCTGATCGGTGCCGTCAACTATCTCTCGTCCACCGGGGCCAATGCGTTTTCGTTCCTGACCTACAACGCCGGGGGCGATGGCGACAACGTTTGGCCGCACGTTGCCCGTGCCGACAAACTGCACTTCGACTGTTCCAAGCTCGACCAGTGGGGCATCGTGTTCGACCACGGCACGGCGAAGGGCATGTATCTTCATTTCAAGCTGCAGGAAACCGAGAACGACGACAAGCGCGGCAAGAACGAGCAGGGCAAGCTGAATGCCCTCGACGGCGGCCGGTTCGGCAAGGAGCGCGAGGCCTACCTGCGCGAAATGATTGCACGCTTTGGCCACAACCTTGCGCTCAACTGGAACATGGGCGAGGAAAACACCCAGAAACTCGACGAGCTCGAGCCGATGGCCGCCTATATCCGTAAAACCGATCCCTATGGCCACAACCTCGTGCTGCACACCTACCCGAACCAGCAGGACGAGGTCTATGGCTGGTTTGTCGGCCGCAAGGATATGCTGACCGGACTTTCGATCCAGAACAGCGATGTGGCAATGACCCACACCGACACGCTCAAGTGGGTTACCCGCTCCGAGGCTTCCGGACATCCCTGGATCGTGGCCTTCGACGAGGCGGGCAATGCCGGGGCCGGTTCGCCGCCCGATCCCGACTGGCCCGGCATGGCCGAGGCCTTGGTCGAGATCGCGAAGGGCAAGCAAAAGCTGAAAGTGCCCTCCGTCGACGACGTTCGCACCGAAGTCCTCTGGGGCACGCTGATGGCCGGCGGAACGGGCGTCGAATACTATTTTGGCTACCGCCTGCCCGAGAACGACCTGCTCGCCGAAAACTGGCGCAGCCGCGAAATGACCTGGCGCTACAGCCGCATTGCCCTCGACTTTTTCCGCGATAAGGAAATTCCGTTCTGGGAAATGGCCAACGCCAACGCGCTGATCGGGAACGAGGCCAACGACAACTCCGGATACTGTTTGGCCAAGGCCGGCGAGTGCTATGTGGCCTACCTGCGCAACGCCGAAGGCGCCTCGCTGGATCTTACGGAGGTGTCCGGTTCGTTCGCGGTGCAATGGTTCAATCCGCGCGAAGGCGGACCGCTGCAAAAAGGCAGCGTCAAGAAGTGCAAGGGCGGCCGCATGCAGACTCTTGGGCTCCCTCCCTCCGATCCCGGCAAGGATTGGGTTGTGATTGTCCGGAAATAA
- a CDS encoding DUF5060 domain-containing protein, which yields MRKQGVVLFAGLLLAVSGVLAGTECSGELKKWHKVTLTFDGPEVSESDDYNPFMNYRLNVTFSHTASGKEYVVPGYFAADGNAGNTSAAKGNQWRAHFAPDETGEWSYAVDFRRGKWTAVSTKPKTGESGQFMDGERGSFSIAASDKRYPDFRARGRLQYVGGHYLKLAESGEYFLKIGPDAPENFLSYAEFDGTFHHDGHKDELVKTWEAHLKDFKAGDPGWKEGKGKAIIGALNYLASEGLNSVSFLTMNIGGDDQNVFPYVDYNTWDRFDCSKLDQWETVFAHAQQLGLFLHFKMMEWENQGLLDNGAVGALTKLYYRELIARFGHHLALNWNVCEESGEWGKPDSIRTPPQETPERLACAQRLFEQDPYGHHRVIHNGKWFDDLLGPDSQYTGPSLQTGKPDFSQVHGSVLGLREASAKAGKPWAVSCDEPGDASYSLAPDEKDPDGVNHFNARKNALWGTFMAGGWGVEWYFGYKWPHSDLSCQDYRSRDRFWDCCRHLLEFFKASGVPYWEMAPDDQLVSKGYCLAKPGEAYMAYVPEGGTVEVELANGNYTVKWFDPRNGGVLQDGSTAVVKGGRSVNIGSAPAEPAKDWVALIRKK from the coding sequence ATGCGTAAACAAGGTGTTGTTTTATTTGCCGGCCTGTTGCTGGCGGTGTCGGGGGTGCTGGCGGGCACCGAGTGTTCCGGGGAATTGAAAAAGTGGCACAAGGTCACCCTGACCTTCGATGGCCCCGAGGTCTCGGAATCCGACGACTATAACCCGTTCATGAACTATCGCCTGAATGTCACGTTCTCCCATACGGCGTCCGGCAAGGAATATGTGGTGCCCGGCTATTTCGCGGCCGATGGCAATGCCGGCAACACCTCCGCCGCCAAGGGCAACCAATGGCGCGCCCACTTTGCGCCCGACGAAACCGGCGAGTGGAGCTATGCGGTTGATTTCCGACGCGGCAAGTGGACGGCGGTCAGCACCAAGCCGAAGACCGGCGAAAGCGGCCAGTTCATGGATGGCGAAAGGGGCTCGTTCTCCATCGCCGCTTCGGACAAGCGCTATCCCGACTTCCGGGCGCGCGGTCGCCTGCAATATGTCGGCGGCCACTACCTGAAGCTGGCGGAGAGTGGCGAATATTTCCTGAAGATCGGCCCCGACGCTCCGGAAAACTTCCTTTCCTATGCCGAGTTCGACGGCACCTTCCACCACGATGGCCACAAGGATGAACTGGTCAAAACCTGGGAGGCGCACCTTAAGGATTTCAAGGCCGGCGACCCAGGCTGGAAGGAGGGCAAGGGCAAGGCCATCATCGGTGCGTTGAACTACCTCGCCTCCGAGGGACTCAACTCCGTTTCGTTCCTGACGATGAACATCGGCGGCGACGACCAGAATGTGTTCCCGTACGTGGACTACAATACGTGGGACCGTTTCGACTGCTCGAAGCTCGACCAGTGGGAGACGGTGTTCGCCCATGCCCAGCAACTCGGCCTTTTCCTCCATTTCAAAATGATGGAATGGGAAAACCAGGGATTGCTCGACAACGGGGCGGTCGGCGCCTTGACCAAGCTTTACTACCGCGAGCTGATCGCGCGTTTCGGCCACCATCTGGCGCTCAACTGGAATGTCTGCGAAGAGAGCGGCGAGTGGGGCAAGCCCGACAGCATCCGCACCCCGCCGCAGGAAACGCCGGAACGGTTGGCCTGCGCCCAGCGCCTGTTCGAACAGGATCCCTATGGCCACCACCGGGTCATCCACAACGGAAAGTGGTTCGACGACCTGTTGGGGCCGGATAGCCAATACACGGGGCCTTCGTTGCAGACCGGCAAGCCGGATTTCAGCCAGGTGCACGGTTCCGTGCTTGGACTCCGCGAGGCATCGGCCAAGGCCGGCAAACCTTGGGCGGTTTCGTGCGACGAGCCGGGCGACGCATCCTATTCGCTTGCGCCCGATGAAAAGGATCCGGACGGCGTAAACCATTTCAATGCGCGCAAGAATGCGCTGTGGGGAACCTTCATGGCCGGCGGCTGGGGCGTCGAATGGTATTTCGGCTACAAATGGCCGCACTCCGACCTGAGCTGCCAGGACTACCGCTCGCGCGACCGCTTCTGGGACTGCTGCCGCCACCTGCTTGAATTTTTCAAGGCGAGCGGTGTTCCCTATTGGGAAATGGCGCCGGACGATCAGCTTGTTTCCAAGGGCTACTGCCTGGCAAAGCCTGGCGAGGCATACATGGCCTATGTTCCGGAAGGCGGAACGGTTGAGGTCGAGCTGGCCAATGGGAACTACACGGTTAAGTGGTTCGACCCCCGCAATGGCGGCGTCCTTCAGGACGGTTCCACGGCGGTGGTTAAAGGGGGCCGGTCCGTCAACATTGGTTCGGCGCCTGCCGAACCCGCAAAGGACTGGGTGGCGTTGATCAGGAAAAAATAG